CTTTGCATGGTGCTGTGAGTATCCGGATCCAGCCTCTAGATGCTGCGCAGCCAGGGCATGCTGAAGAGCCGCTGCTGCGTCCTGCTGGGTGACCTGAGGGTGCTCCTTCTCGGGCCACCTGCACCTCAGACACCGCTGCCTCCTCTGACCCCCATGAGCGTCCAAAGCCATGAAACAGGCGTCGCCGTTCcggacaacaacaacacgttGACGCGgagccaccagcagcagcagcaggcaggagACCGGGTTGCACCaccacctgcagcagcagcagaggaggctaCCGGGCCACCGGGAGGAGAGCGACCTGGCTGGGTGGATGCTGCAGAGCTGTCCTCGGCCCTGCgaggctgcagcagctcctccgaTGACTGCTCAAAGAGCAAGCTGGAGGAGAGGTACTCTCTCACCAGCTACTCGGAAAGTGGCTTCAGGACTCCCTTGTGCAGGATCTGCTTCCAAGGACCAGAATACGTGAGTCAAGATGTTTTTTACCCCATAAATGTTTGAATGTTAAAATAAGATGTTTATATCATGTAGGAAGTGATCCATGACATAATTACTACACACACCTTCTCTGTGAAATCTGTTATATTTAGTTGGAATTAGTTGCTCTCCAAGGAGCATAAAGTTAATTTCCATTGTACAGCTGACAAGATGAATATATGGATTGTCCTTACTCTGTATTCACCTTTTGCAAAAGTGCAATCTTTGCTACTATTGCACTGAGgccataaaataaatatacactTTTACACATAAATAACAATATTGGTCACCATGTCTATTTGGTCTAAAAAACAAATGCTCCTAAAATAAACAAGACTAGGTGACCATTTAGATCCAAAAATCAGATATTTATGTCATGTAGGAAGTGATCCATGGAATAATTACTACACACACCTTCTCTGTGAAGTCTTAGTGAAATCTGTTGTTACccataaatgtttaaatgttaaaataagattcaagattcaagagttttatttgcaaatatacagtatatatgctccatgaccatgttaaaataacttgtaactctcataaaaatattttaaaaaataaataattaatatatttcagacaattacacagaggaaggcagcatattgcatAGCATTACAGTCtattcagttcaggtgtactgtgtgtcaataatggtatggaggtgaggagTGGGGTATTTGTGTCCTTATTGTAGCTGGGAAGAAGCTGTTGTGAAACCAGAGGTGCTCTGTGAGTGGAGATGCTCTCTGGCCTGTGGTGCCTCAGGTTGAGATGTTTATGTCATGTAGGAAGTGATCCATGACATAATTACTACACACACCTTCACTGCGAAATCTGTTATATTTAGTTGGAATTAGTTGCTCTCCAAGGAGCATAAAGTTAAGTATAGACCAGACTAGGTGACCATTTAGATCCAAAAATCATCCCTTCCTGGCAGAGTCTCTGTTACctatagggctgtgtattggcaagaatctggcgatacgatacgcatcatgatacaggggtaacaatTCTATATATTGccatactgtaagcaaggttatatattgcgatttcttttatttaattttaggaaagctgtcatagtataaagaacacaccattatataccattttagaataggcaaaaataagacatttatgcTGCGTTAATAAAAAACTGCAtgatttttgccccaaactgcatgtgattatcatttttctagtttcttatgacaccagtaacttcactctagctttaaaactgagcccgatacaaccATCGAGAGATCAGagttttaagaggttaataaaaatcaatagtgttttggagaatcaatacaaTATAGTGCAACATAATGTTGCGATACTCatatgtatcgatattttcctaCACCCCTAGATAAATACAGACTTTCTATTACATGGTGGTCAAGCTTTTTTTCCAGTGAGAAAACCCTCTCCCAGTGTCTTATTAGGGCATTCACACAGTCTGAGAGTCCTCTGAGCAGGGATCCCACTGCATCCAGCACTCATCCTTTTGTTTTGCGTGGCTTAAAAAGACCGCTGTAGCAGTGGGAGGATAATGAAAGACCTTGTCCCCATGGTTGACAAGTGTGGAGAATACACAGAGATGCAGTAACAACGCCATTATAGCCAAACACTGTGAATTCACATCGAAGCATTAcatgcatgaaaaaagcatataataccactctctctgctgctcacaTGCACCACCTGGAaacagcttaaaaaaaaaaaaaagaagaattatgtGCACAGAACAGGAGGGAAGAGCCTTCACACTGCGTGCCTCCGTCTTTGCGGCCATATTGATGATAATGTCACACTACATCAATCAGTAGGGGAAAAATCTGAAAGAAGAGGGCTAAGGTGTGTcgcaataaataatattaaattatatCAGAGAAGCAAGCACTTAGCAATTTGCAGACACATTAGTTACACTGTTTGACAGAGCCTTTGAGACCACATTGACGAATATGTCACACCTCACCAATTGGTAATGGAGGTAGGGAGGTTACAAAAAGTGTAACGCAAGATAACTGAGGTGTAGAACATAAGTTTTTTTATCCATCAGTCTGTAGTCGTGGTTGCTTTTTATTTGTCCAAGCAGCAGATTTACCATATCATTTCATGGTCATTGCGCTGTGTATATAATCTCTTTATGTTTCATCAACTAATTACTCCAACAGCAATTCTGTGCATCATTCCACCTCTGAGCACAGACTTTGTAATTATTACTGACATAGGGTCTAGTTGTGGCATTGGAAGACAACGCCTcatccttgttttgttttttttaaaactccagATAGTCAGCACACTCTGCAGTGCATACAAAGTAGCGCCTTCGAAATTTGCAGTGTTTCCCATGGCCTCCTCCAACTCATCCCATCGACGCTTCCTCGAGACATTGCAGCTAGTCAATAGCACTTGATTTCATGCCGTCTTATCATTATGCAAGTTCTTATCTATCACCGGCCTTCCTTTTCCTGTCAGCTCTGCTGTTGGTTTGGGTGAAGTCGAGATATGGATCTGCTGAGGTGTAAATGGGGTACAAGGAGAATGAGGCTCCATTTGAAAAGAGATGAGTTGACTGTCCGTGTGTCACTGTGTGATAGAGGCAGTGGGCACATTAGTTATCCTCTGTTCTCCCGTAGCCTCCAGGATGTCACATACACCGAGGCAGCCAGTATCTGATCTGACAATCCACCTCAAAAACACTTCCATCCCCAAGGCTGAGATACTCAAGACGGAGTAAAGAAGGGAGCGAGAGACATTGCTCTCCTCAAGCATCCCACTAGAGAAGGGCCTTGAGTGTCTGACACAGGCAACCATTGAAAAATGATTGTACTCTGATTTAATATGACACCGAACGATGTAATAAGTCTGTGTAATCGAATTTCTGTCAGTGTTTTTGGTGCCATTTTCTTTGAGGTGCCCTTTCTGATTCACAACCAAAGTCCTGCTGTTTTTTAGGATAGATTTGCATCTTTCTTTCCAAATCTGTCTTAATACAATATGTGATATGATATTGCATGCCCATTGAAAGATATTGGTCACTGTAATCATTCCTCTTCGCCCATACTGGCCATGAAGCTATTCCTTCAGCAGTCAAGCAAAATCAAGTCATCTTCCAAAGTCTTTTTAGTACGATATTCCCTCTTTATGTTACTACTACTTCACAACAATTCACCAAGGAAACACTGTACGAGGAAACACAAATAAGGAATTTGTTACGACATTTTTcgccatactatactatgacttttatgaaataccatactgtgactttttatgacatactatactatgactttttttcatgacttttttagaCATGCTATTACTTTTTATgccatttttcgacatactttactatgaatTTTTATTTGGATAATACCCACTTGATAGCACCAAACAaaaaattgtgtgttttgtctcccATCACCTACATTATATTCACACAATGAGAGGATATCTTCAGGGTGAAGGAATGATTCCAGAGACCAATAACTCTTTCAGTGACGTGAGTTTTCTTTTAAGAAACCTTGACCAAATACTTTAAGCTAGACTACTTCTGTTGGAGTTAAATTACATTCCCAGACACAAACAATGTAATAAACAGCTGAGTCAATGTCACAAATGCATGAATCTTTTACCTCAATACCCCAGGTTATTCATGTATTCTTTTATATACAGCTAACCTGAGACATATTCAATCCATTATCGGTTCTATTCAGCTAAAGGTCAGCGAGAAGCTTTACAGGGGGCTCTGGTTTGCTTGTATGGAGTGTTTACTTCATTCAAGATTGTGCTTTCAGACTTGACCCGACCTCGTCCTTCAAAGCATAAGCAATTTCTCTGCTATATCTTCAGATCATAGAGATTTTTCGGAAATGGTCATGTAGTGCACAAACTTATAAAAAGTAATATACAAAGAATGAAAAGTAATGGGATATATCTGCGTGTGAGGGATCCTTTTCCTGAAATGTCATGCACTATTACATTGAAGTGCCCTTTGGGGCCGATGCTTCTACTGTCCTGTCCTCACTTCAGGTGCATGTTGAGAATATGTGAGTCCCTGCTGCTTAGAAAAAATGTTGGCTTTCCCTCCTAAATCATAACGCAGATGATGCACTCACACAGCGTGTTTTTCTGAGACACAATGAGAAGCCTTGAGGGGTCAAGTTAGCATCATTCTTTCTATATAGTCCCACGGTGCCGAGGCATTACGCTCTCTGTACTCCATCATATGTACATAAGACGGTTCCTCTGCCATTTGTTTGGCAATGGGTCTAGGCAGGCGCTGTGAATTCataaacttaaagggatagttcgggtgttttgaagtggggttgtatgaggtacttatcagCGAGTCAGcgagtgtattacctacagtagacgaCGGTCAGCAAGTCTCCaacttggagaagcagacaggagttacagcacggaagcaaagcaatgtacggctatggacggggccggcagcaaaacgtattttagccacctaaaagaaaggcccatcaaaaaaaaacgtttaagtgtgtgctatatttagaatattttcactgctttaccttgccgtcagacagccctttccggcGGGGAAcggaagccgttgtatccatctatgttctcaccaaagccaccagactccattgaaaaaaacctgtaattttacgttgcagAAAATgtgggttgctggtctaccgctgccttggttggttagcttgtgtgtgtgttattgtgtgactttggttattTCGGTTTcacaaaagtcacacaatagcacaaacgtACAAACCGACTGTTACTTTTAAAGAGCCATTAGCTGTCACTGTAGGCTTAATGATTCCTGTAAAATAAGCAATGAGTGACCAGTCATTACAggtaaataaatgtgaaataaaatgaCCTTTAATTTAATCTTTCAGTTATTCTTTTCCCTCTGACTTGTTGAATATGGTTAAAGCTTTTCAAATGCCTGCAGTATTGCAGGTACTTATTAAAGGTCAAGCTTGTGGCCTGAATGTCATTGGGAGCTAGTTTATTATACCACAATTTCCCTTCGCCTAGAGTTAATAGAGTTCACTTGCATCGATTCCAGACCCTTAAGAAATGTAAATAGCCATCTCTAATTTAGTTTCATGTCATTATATACATTGGGAGTGGATCCAATTTTATAATGAGAAAATTAGGTGCATTAAGATGTTTTTAGGATCATGCAGCACGGAGAAATGGAATAACACGGCCAAAGCTATCAGACCTATCATCTTTTTAATACATTGTtctattgtgtgttttttttttttgaatgatCATTGCTGTTTGATCAACAAAAGGACATTTAGTTATCACTTTCTGTATGTGTGGGCAGTAATGCCACATTTGTTATCagtctctcttgctctctctccagCCTCAGTTGTGCCGGAGTGATCTAGGTTTCAGCTCTTGGCTGCAATCAGGCCAGTCACAGTGAGCGGTCTGAGTCCCACTGGACACGGCAGAAGTGTTCTGGTGCTCCTGCCAATACACTCCCACCCTGGCCATCTGTAGATGGGCCTTTTCTCCTCTAACTCCCTGCTTTTCCCTCCCTTCTCCTCGACCAGGGTGCTGCTCCGTCTGTCAGAGATGTCAGCACAACGATGCAGAGGAGAAATAATTTGGAAACTCACTGCGTTTTGCATTTCTTCCCACCGTCTTTATGCCATGTTCATGGCAGACGGGGACAGGGGGTATTTAATATTGAATTAACAATACCTTGGCTTAGGAATTGAATGCCTCAGCTTAGAAAGGTGGACAGCTTTCTTGCAGCAGAGAGGGTTggctaatttattttttcattcactACAGTCTTTGTTCAGTCCCATTAAGATTAAAACATCTATACAAGAAGGTGCTGCTTTGAATTTTATAGATCCAAGTATCTTTAACTGCAGGTCAGGGTGGCAGGCCTACATCTTTTGGGTTATCATCTATATCCAATATGACAAGGCCAGTAATGTATTTTAATGATCTTGGGGCCCAGGGTGAGAGATTATAAATCTCTCATTTGTTCCTCGGCCTGAATACGACATAAGAATAATGGCTGGTTAGGCTGAGCACATATTGCTGCTAAGTGAAAACCTCATGATGCCAAATTTAGTGAATTTCTAATTATCACTTTAGCTGATGGGTTTCAGAGTGCAGAATGGTTTATTTGAAAACCTGTCAAGCCCCACCGGAGAAGCTGAAAAAACATGTTGGTCAAGTTAAAGATAAGGGTGCTAAATCTCTTTCACCTGACAGCGGTGAAATGCTCCTTTTCAGCAACGCTTTGCTTAATATTCACATGGTTCAAGAGTTCACAAGTCTACCGCTGAGCACCTCTTCAGGAGTAAATTGATGGTATTGCCCTGCTCAAATGCTTCTAAAACAGATCTTTACTCCAACTTCTGAGGTGCTGAAGTGAAGGTCTGGTTTTCTTTCAGATACTTAAACTATCTCTTTAAGATCTTGTCTACTGCAGCCAAGAGGTTAACCGCACCAAACAAGAATAGTACATCTGCCTTTCAGTGAAATCAGTCATATGTAGTCACCAGGCTGACGTAGGGGACTTGAAATTATACTAACatcctgactgactgactgactgactgactgactgactgactgactgactgactgactgactgactgactgactgactgactgggcTCAGTCATTTCAAGATGACCAGTATGACAAGTAACCATATCTTTTCACATTAACTATACCAAATGAATACTAGATAAATGCAGGACAGCCAGACACAAGATTATATATTTTCCCTTTAAGAAAGATCAGGTCCAGACAGAGAAGGGAGGCACTGAGAGCAGAAAGTGAAGGAAGGAAGAGTAAAAGAGAAAATTAAGTGTGTTTTTTCTATATTTCTTCTGAAGTTCCCATATTTACAACTACAAAGGAATATGTATATGtgacagctgcagtaacagtgtACATTTAGGGCAGTATTTTGCAGCTTTGTTGGGCTTTGCTCTTTGATAAAAGCCTCAGTGACTAATCCTCTACCTTTCAACTGTACTAGTAATCAAGCATTTTGCCTGTCAACTTTGTGTGAGGCAAAGCTCTTTCATTTCACACCTGAACTGGTGTTCCGCTATAATATAACTGCGCAGTGCTGtgtactctctctctttctctctgtgtgtgtgtgtgcatgcttgccTGACTGCATGCAAAGCTCTCAGAAAATCAATAAGCCAGCACAAAGAActgaaaagaaatataaatgtatgtatagtgTAACCTGCAGTACACTGCATGTTAAAGGGTTCTCTGTGGGGAGTAAATACGATGAGAAAACAAAGGATTATCAGCCGGTCAATGATTGTTACAGGGAGATATTTCTTATGAATCACAAAGCACTACTTAGGCAGCTCTTAAGGTCGAGTCCAGTATTATGAGGCAGAAAAGTTTAGCAATTTTCTTCTTGTTGGTGTGTGCGGCAGTTCGTTGCGTTCAGTATGCTTCTACTGAACAAGATttggtcaaaaccgagtatatggctggaccgtgtatggtcatTCTATTAATTTGTGGCAaaattgttatacaaatagtcaatggtctataatgttaaatccagcggtacatgtccaccaggtccggcgaggacaccagatgacgcgctgctccactcaactggtcGTTCAAGCGGTGATGTACTCTATcattgaatgcacctgattggtccctggttttctgcttgccgtttcaaacaggaaacaacacggcggcctgctcgtaaactttctgttattccatctaaacaatccaccaaaatctacttctgaaaacattttatgcgagaaataggctatgccacgGCTGAATctcgccttttcattttgaaagagcaacagccaatgaggaGAGTCCAACACTCAGCCGACCAATCGTTTAACTTCATCAATCAGTCAGTAACTCACTGacatttgtagggctggccctctgcggtacAGCCAAAAATCTAACCCAGTATCAGTGCAAGACTTCATTTACATCACATCACTGCACAGGTAGTGAGATTCATGTtccttcagcagcagcacagattGTCTGAACAAGATATCCACTGAAAGTAAAAATAGGAATGCATTTAAATGAACTGAATTATGAAAAACTCTTGTCCTGGTTATTGATGAACTCTCTCCCACAGGGTGAGCTCCTGAGCCCGTGTCGGTGCAATGGGTCAGTACGCTGCACCCACCATCCCTGCCTCATCAAATGGATCAGCGAGAGAGGTTCCTGGGCCTGTGAGCTCTGCTACTACAAATATCAGGTCATTGCCATCAGCACCAAGAACCCACTGCAGGTGAGCTGTAGGTGTAAAGGGCAGCGCTGTAGACATTTAACAGGAAAAGAGCTGGATGAGAAGCCAAGATTTTATCACTGTGTGTGAAAATATTTATAAGTTGGCGATCATGACCACAATATTGTAGGTTCTTGGAAAAAGGAGGTTTTGGCAAGTTAGTAGTCAGATGAAAAACTCAAAACACTGAGTACTAAAATTTCTGTTTTGCCCTGACGTTTTGCCATGTCATTAGGAGAATTGTCGGGGATTATGAGCATACGGGTAGATAGCTCACGGCCCTTCTCCTCTGGGACTCATTTggatgcattttttgttttcatatcaAAATTGATGTGGGACAAAACACCATTTTCAGGAATTAAGCTGTCTTGACTGCAGCTGTAGTTATACTCCGATCATAAACCGAGAAATTCAACTAAAAATGAAAGCAGTCTCTCAGTTTTAGACTTTGATGATATGATAGGGGCGTTTGTGAGTGGACATAGAAATGCTTAACAAAATGACAGATATAAATAATTCAAATGTTTTGCATATATACCTGCTTGCCGTCTCCCTCCCCATGGCAGCATTCCCTTTTCGAGGAAAAGTTTTCTGATTATCAGCCAGGTTAAGTTATAATGTGAATGTATAAAGAGCTGTACTGTGGTGTGTGTCTTCCTGCAGTGGCAGGCCATTTCCTTGACAGTGATAGAGAAAGTGCAGATAGCAGCTGCCATCTTGGGCTCCCTGTTCCTGATGGCCAGTATCTCCTGGCTGGTGTGGTCGTCTTTCAGCCCGTCAGCCCGCTGGCAGCGACAAGATCTGCTTTTCCAGATCTGCTACGGCATGTACGGCTTCATGGATATCGTCTGCATCGGTGAGGAGCTAGATTTCACATTGGTTTATTACTTGTTAATATTATTGAATCCTCATAATTCCTCTTGGAATTGATGTTTGCATTTCAAGACTGAGAATGATATTTAGTGTGTCCAGTCGGGTACATTATGTATTCAGCAGGCAAAGCAAACATAACGTCAAAGGTTTTCAGTAGAGTCTATAATTATTCCCGCCGGCTGTGGCGTGAACAGTTTACACTATTGACAATCAATATTACTTCATATCAATATGAATGTgtggagtatttccatgttattCTGGCTTATATTTGTATTGCACACATGGTTGCTTGGCcacttttattaatatatttgtaCTATTCGCTATATTACAGTTAGTATATTAAAGTGCTCAGACAAAGCTTACTTGATTaattaaacataaattaaactTTCGAACATTCAGTTTTTGCAGCAACTTTAGTGCTTTACATggtatatattaaaatatgtttCACTCTATTATAAAAAACTGCAACGCCAAATTCAGGCAATCTTTGACGACCATCGTGCGCTGATATcatacaacagaaaaaaaaaggtgcatcGAAGAATTTTTAACCGTCTTCTGGATTTGGATAAGTGTCCAAATTCAAACTTGTAGCATCccctttaaaggaccaatatgcaacatatttactgtaataaatcataaaatgaccattacaggtcctcagagattaaggaaacatacTATACTGGCTATACAggcttctctgacaacaatgctacagccagtatgttctcctttgaaatctCCATTCTGGTCCagaatgtctgtttttgtttcggCCGGTATGATTCCGTCCACTCcccatttcaacaccccgtagccacatataaaaacaaattggcacgcaaacagccttctgcagccatagAAGCAAGCTAACAaaactgctatcagtcacaccggaggagcGGACGGACAACAGCTCcgatgttttgaatttggactgcagtacccattttaaatgctagctgtcagtgccacatattgctcctttaagcCTGCTGTCATTCTCGTGatatgtttttcctgttatGGTGAACGCACTCCCGtactactctgcctctgattggcttacccttACTCGTGATTTAGCGTCTCCCTCCGGAGCTCTTTTGGATCACTGTGTGATGGCATTTCACATTAAGAAAACTCTAACTGCCACTGCAGTAGACAGCAGgataagaggaagaggagattgATTGTCTCCGGTTTGGTGGCGAGGATTGACTGTGAAGTCATTAACTCTGCACTTTACAGAGATTAACTTGTCACCTGGCAGACACAAAGACCTGACTTTCACATATCCACAAAGTGGAGTGGGAGAGAAGCAGAGCTGAAGAAGAGAGACAGgattgtatctataaactctgtAAATATAGAAGAGGTTGGGAGTTATTAAGTGTCCAATTTTAGCAGACTGCTGCGGCAGAGAGCGGTATTTAACTTCTTACATCAGAGGGTAATATTGTACCATAACTGTAATAAAAGACATTATAGCTTTATGATGATGGTACAAAACATCCCATTCATACAGTATTTCCCTCTACATgactttaaaatgagaaaaaaaaatgcagtgaaATCCAACCATCTCTTGTTACTGATTGATTTCAATTTTCCAGATACTGAGTTCAATGAGCATGAATCAATAAGCAATTTTAAACCTTGATAAGATGTTATCGAACAACCCCAGAGAACAGATGCATCATTTTTGCTAACCTAAATCCAAAAGTGGTGAGTACTGCTGTGTCGTAAATTGTGCCATGTCTACAATTTTtctaagaaataaatatatctcAGGCAGGGTAGTGGTGAGATTCTTTAAAGATGAGTTGTTTTGTTCCGCTATTCCCACAGCTAATACTTCCTGCAGGCTTTAACACAGTGAGTGTACCACTGCAGAGATATATATCACTGTGCGGTGTCATTAAGACTGCTGCCCGACAGTGACATTGTCTAATTGATGCTCTGATCTCCACAGCACTAATCGTCCACGAGGGACCTTCTGTGTTTCGTATCTTCCACCGCTGGCAGGCCGTGAACCAGCAGTGGAAGGTACTGAATTATAGTAAGTCTATGGACTGCGATGACCTGAAGAACAACACCGTGGACAGGACTCTGTCTCAGCCCAGCCCAGGTTATCAGACTGGGGTAGGAGTGTCCACCTCCACTTCGTCGCTGATGGTGATAGCCTCCACAGCCGACGGCTCCACTTCTACGACCTCGGTGACGGCCGCAGGAGGACTGGGAACACAAGTGGACCCCAACAGCGGCAGCGCAGTGCCGGACCAACACTGTCCCTACAAcatcctccacctcctcagCCACCTCAGGCAGCCGGAGGCCCGCAGCCAACCCAGCAATAGCACACGAGAGCTGGTCATGAGAGTCACCACGGTCTGAGGAGACAGTTGAGGCCTTATCTCACATGGAGGTAAAACATTTATGAACCAGCTgacagttgaaaaaaaaagtcata
This DNA window, taken from Sebastes fasciatus isolate fSebFas1 chromosome 14, fSebFas1.pri, whole genome shotgun sequence, encodes the following:
- the LOC141782789 gene encoding E3 ubiquitin-protein ligase MARCHF4-like yields the protein MLRSQGMLKSRCCVLLGDLRVLLLGPPAPQTPLPPLTPMSVQSHETGVAVPDNNNTLTRSHQQQQQAGDRVAPPPAAAAEEATGPPGGERPGWVDAAELSSALRGCSSSSDDCSKSKLEERYSLTSYSESGFRTPLCRICFQGPEYGELLSPCRCNGSVRCTHHPCLIKWISERGSWACELCYYKYQVIAISTKNPLQWQAISLTVIEKVQIAAAILGSLFLMASISWLVWSSFSPSARWQRQDLLFQICYGMYGFMDIVCIALIVHEGPSVFRIFHRWQAVNQQWKVLNYSKSMDCDDLKNNTVDRTLSQPSPGYQTGVGVSTSTSSLMVIASTADGSTSTTSVTAAGGLGTQVDPNSGSAVPDQHCPYNILHLLSHLRQPEARSQPSNSTRELVMRVTTV